From the Microbacterium sp. W4I4 genome, one window contains:
- a CDS encoding DUF3566 domain-containing protein: MSTVADKLAKKSTRKSGGKQVRLRLVYVDFWSAVKLSFLGAVALAIVTMVSFFLIFMVLQATNVISQAGEILDSVSDGAVDLQSLIGLPQVMAFGAVVSILNLIVFTVLGAVVAGIYNLAVKVTGGLLVGFMSN, encoded by the coding sequence ATGAGCACCGTCGCAGACAAGCTGGCCAAGAAGTCCACCCGCAAGAGCGGTGGCAAGCAGGTCCGGCTGCGCCTGGTCTACGTGGACTTCTGGTCCGCGGTGAAGCTGTCGTTCCTCGGAGCGGTGGCCCTCGCGATCGTCACGATGGTGTCTTTCTTCCTCATCTTCATGGTGCTGCAGGCCACCAACGTGATCAGCCAGGCGGGCGAGATCCTCGACTCCGTCAGCGACGGGGCGGTCGACCTGCAGAGCCTCATCGGGCTGCCGCAGGTGATGGCGTTCGGCGCGGTCGTCTCGATCCTGAACCTCATCGTCTTCACGGTGCTCGGCGCTGTCGTCGCCGGAATCTACAACCTGGCGGTGAAGGTGACGGGCGGGCTGCTCGTCGGTTTCATGTCGAACTGA
- the gyrA gene encoding DNA gyrase subunit A, translated as MTDEERPEPTHEHGRIDQVDLQSEMQRSYLDYAMAVIVGRALPDVRDGLKPVHRRVIYGMYDGGFRPDKSFSKCARIVGEVMGQYHPHGDTAIYDTLVRLVQPWALRYPLALGQGNFGSPGNMGAAAPRYTETKMAPLALEMVRDIEEETVDFSPNYDGQTQEPDVLPARFPNLLVNGSIGIAVGMATNIPPHNLREVSAAALWALENPGLHREELLEGLIQRIPGPDFPTGAQILGTKGIQEAYRTGRGSITMRAVVEVEEIQGRTCLVITELPYQVNPDNLAVKIGDLAREGRITGIADIRDESSDRTGQRLVIVLKRDAVAKVVLNNLYKHTPLQDNFGANMLAIVDGVPRTLALDGFITNWLDHQLDVIVRRTRFRLRKAQARMHILQGYLKALDALDEVIALIRRSPTVDEAREGLKALLEIDDDQAQAILDMQLRRLAALERQKIIDEATELEVKIADYKEIIATESRQRDIVRTELTEIVDRFADERRTHILHGFDGDMSMEDLIPVEEMVVTVTREGYIKRTRSDNYRSQHRGGKGVKGAQLRADDLVEHFFVTTTHHWLLVFTDKGRVYRTKTYEVPEAGRDAKGQHVANLLALQPEEKIAQVLAISDYQAKDYLVLATRGGLVKKTRLGDYDTNRQGGVIAIRMREGDELVSAKLANADEDILLISAKGMSVRFHATDDALRPMGRATEGVRGMKFKDDEDCLLSASIVAEDSFVFTVTDGGYAKRTKVEEYKVQKRGGTGIKVAKLSDERGVLAGGLIVSEDDEVLVVLSSGKVVRSAVAEVPAKGRDTMGVVFARMTGDDRILAVARNSERGIDDEDETDAEDSESQNSEAQTPESQATEAQNPEAQNPEAQNPEEQAPEAESPEES; from the coding sequence ATGACTGACGAAGAACGCCCCGAGCCGACTCACGAGCACGGCCGCATCGACCAGGTCGACCTGCAGTCCGAGATGCAGCGCAGCTATCTCGACTATGCGATGGCCGTCATCGTGGGCCGTGCGCTGCCCGATGTGCGCGATGGCCTCAAGCCCGTGCACCGCCGTGTCATCTACGGCATGTACGACGGCGGGTTCCGGCCCGACAAGTCGTTCTCCAAGTGCGCCCGTATCGTCGGCGAGGTGATGGGTCAGTACCACCCGCACGGTGATACGGCGATCTACGACACCCTCGTGCGTCTGGTGCAGCCGTGGGCACTGCGCTATCCGCTCGCGCTCGGCCAGGGTAACTTCGGCTCCCCCGGCAACATGGGCGCCGCGGCCCCTCGATACACCGAGACGAAGATGGCTCCGCTCGCGCTCGAGATGGTGCGCGACATCGAAGAGGAGACCGTCGACTTCTCGCCGAACTACGACGGCCAGACGCAGGAGCCGGACGTCCTGCCGGCACGGTTCCCGAACCTGCTCGTCAACGGCTCGATCGGCATCGCGGTCGGCATGGCGACCAACATCCCGCCGCACAACCTGCGTGAGGTCTCGGCTGCCGCGCTGTGGGCGCTGGAGAACCCGGGCCTTCACCGTGAGGAGCTGCTCGAGGGTCTGATCCAGCGCATCCCCGGTCCGGACTTCCCGACCGGCGCGCAGATCCTGGGCACCAAGGGCATCCAGGAGGCGTACCGCACGGGTCGTGGTTCGATCACGATGCGCGCGGTCGTCGAGGTCGAGGAGATCCAGGGCCGCACGTGCCTGGTCATCACCGAGCTGCCGTACCAGGTGAACCCCGACAACCTCGCGGTGAAGATCGGCGACCTGGCCCGTGAGGGCCGCATCACCGGCATCGCCGACATCCGCGACGAGTCCTCCGACCGCACCGGTCAGCGTCTCGTGATCGTGCTCAAGCGCGACGCGGTCGCGAAGGTCGTGCTGAACAACCTGTACAAGCACACTCCGCTGCAGGACAACTTCGGCGCGAACATGCTCGCGATCGTCGACGGAGTGCCGCGCACCCTGGCGCTGGACGGCTTCATCACGAACTGGCTGGATCACCAGCTCGACGTCATCGTCCGCCGCACCCGGTTCCGGCTGCGCAAGGCGCAGGCCCGCATGCACATCCTGCAGGGATACCTGAAGGCACTGGATGCTCTCGACGAGGTCATCGCGCTGATCCGCCGCTCCCCCACGGTCGATGAGGCTCGCGAGGGACTGAAGGCCCTGCTCGAGATCGACGACGACCAGGCCCAGGCGATCCTCGACATGCAGCTGCGCCGCCTGGCCGCACTGGAGCGTCAGAAGATCATCGACGAGGCGACCGAGCTCGAGGTGAAGATCGCCGACTACAAGGAGATCATCGCCACCGAGTCGCGCCAGCGCGACATCGTGCGCACCGAGCTCACCGAGATCGTCGACCGCTTCGCGGACGAGCGCCGCACGCACATCCTGCACGGCTTCGACGGCGACATGTCGATGGAGGACCTCATCCCCGTCGAGGAGATGGTCGTCACCGTCACCCGCGAGGGCTACATCAAGCGCACCCGCAGCGACAACTACCGTTCGCAGCACCGCGGCGGCAAGGGCGTCAAGGGTGCGCAGCTGCGCGCCGACGACCTGGTCGAGCACTTCTTCGTGACCACCACGCACCACTGGCTCCTCGTCTTCACCGACAAGGGCCGGGTCTACCGCACCAAGACGTACGAGGTGCCCGAGGCCGGTCGGGATGCCAAGGGTCAGCACGTCGCGAACCTGCTCGCGCTGCAGCCCGAGGAGAAGATCGCCCAGGTGCTCGCGATCAGCGACTACCAGGCGAAGGACTACCTGGTGCTCGCCACCCGCGGCGGCCTGGTGAAGAAGACCCGCCTCGGCGACTACGACACCAACCGCCAGGGCGGAGTGATCGCCATCCGCATGCGCGAGGGCGACGAGCTGGTCAGCGCCAAGCTTGCCAACGCCGACGAGGACATCCTGCTCATCAGTGCCAAGGGCATGTCCGTGCGCTTCCACGCCACCGACGACGCACTGCGCCCGATGGGCCGCGCGACCGAGGGTGTGCGGGGCATGAAGTTCAAGGATGACGAGGACTGCCTTCTGTCGGCATCCATCGTCGCCGAGGACTCCTTCGTCTTCACCGTCACCGACGGCGGGTACGCGAAGCGCACCAAGGTCGAGGAGTACAAGGTGCAGAAGCGCGGCGGAACCGGCATCAAGGTGGCCAAGCTGAGCGACGAGCGTGGCGTTCTCGCGGGCGGTCTGATCGTCTCCGAGGACGACGAGGTCTTGGTGGTTCTCTCCAGCGGCAAGGTGGTACGCTCTGCCGTGGCCGAGGTGCCCGCCAAGGGTCGCGACACCATGGGAGTCGTGTTCGCCCGGATGACGGGTGACGATCGCATCCTCGCCGTGGCACGCAACAGTGAGCGCGGCATCGACGACGAAGACGAGACGGATGCCGAGGACTCAGAGTCTCAGAACTCAGAGGCGCAGACACCCGAGTCTCAGGCCACCGAAGCCCAGAATCCAGAAGCCCAGAATCCAGAAGCCCAGAATCCTGAAGAACAGGCCCCTGAAGCCGAGTCCCCCGAAGAGAGCTGA
- the gyrB gene encoding DNA topoisomerase (ATP-hydrolyzing) subunit B, translating to MTPETPADDNDATTSSATRGGAGTESSSSESRKVPGDYGADDIQILEGLEAVRKRPGMYIGSTGPRGLHHLVYEIVDNSVDEALAGYADNIEVTILEDGGVRVDDNGRGIPVDPHSSDPTKSTVEVVLTILHAGGKFGGGGYAVSGGLHGVGSSVVNALSTRFDVEIKRQGHIWRHSFANGGVPQQGLVQVGETEGTGTLITFWPDPEIFTEGVEFDYETLRTRFQQMAFLNKGLRIALRDERPASAYEIDNVDGTSTAKQPSDVFLYERGLVDYVEYLNKVRKAEVVNEEIIDFDSEDKERKISLEVAMQWTTSYTENVFTYANTINTHEGGTHEEGFRAALTSLVNRYARANNLLKEKDENLSGDDVREGLTAVISIKLGEPQFEGQTKTKLGNTEAKAFVQKIVNDQLGDWFDRNPQQAKNIIRKSIDAATARLAARKARETARRKSVFESAAMPDKLKDCTSKDPSISEIFLVEGDSAGGSAVQGRDPHTQAILALRGKILNVERARLDKALGNREVQAMIQAFGTGIGEDFDIEKARYHKIVLMADADVDGQHITTLLLTLLFRYMRGLIEAGFVYLAMPPLYRLKWTNAPHQYVYTDLERDALMKDGIANGKRLPKDAGIQRYKGLGEMNPKELWETTMDHTTRTLRQITIDDAAAADEIFSVLMGEDVESRRTFIQRNAKDVRFLDI from the coding sequence ATGACACCTGAAACCCCTGCTGACGACAACGACGCGACGACGAGCTCAGCGACCCGAGGGGGTGCAGGAACCGAGTCCTCCTCCTCTGAATCCCGGAAGGTCCCCGGCGACTACGGTGCCGACGACATCCAGATCCTCGAGGGTCTCGAGGCCGTCCGCAAGCGCCCGGGCATGTACATCGGCTCCACGGGTCCGCGCGGTCTGCACCACCTGGTGTACGAGATCGTCGACAACTCGGTCGACGAGGCCCTCGCCGGCTACGCCGACAACATCGAGGTGACGATCCTCGAAGACGGCGGAGTCCGCGTGGACGACAACGGCCGCGGCATCCCGGTCGATCCGCACTCCTCCGACCCGACCAAGTCCACCGTCGAGGTGGTGCTGACGATCCTGCACGCCGGCGGCAAGTTCGGCGGCGGCGGCTACGCGGTCTCCGGTGGCCTGCACGGCGTGGGCTCGTCGGTCGTGAACGCGCTCTCCACGCGGTTCGACGTCGAGATCAAGCGTCAGGGCCACATCTGGCGGCACAGCTTCGCGAACGGCGGAGTCCCGCAGCAGGGACTCGTGCAGGTCGGCGAGACCGAGGGCACCGGGACACTCATCACGTTCTGGCCGGACCCGGAGATCTTCACTGAGGGCGTCGAGTTCGACTACGAGACGCTGCGCACCCGCTTCCAGCAGATGGCGTTCCTGAACAAGGGACTGCGCATCGCGCTGCGAGACGAGCGTCCGGCATCCGCTTACGAGATCGACAACGTCGACGGCACGAGCACCGCGAAGCAGCCCTCCGACGTGTTCCTCTACGAGCGCGGTCTGGTCGACTACGTCGAGTACCTCAACAAGGTCCGCAAGGCCGAGGTCGTCAACGAGGAGATCATCGACTTCGACAGCGAGGACAAGGAGCGCAAGATCTCGCTCGAGGTCGCGATGCAGTGGACCACCTCGTACACCGAGAACGTGTTCACCTACGCCAACACGATCAACACGCACGAGGGAGGCACGCACGAAGAGGGCTTCCGTGCGGCGCTGACCAGCCTGGTGAACCGCTACGCCCGCGCGAACAACCTGCTCAAGGAGAAGGACGAGAACCTTTCCGGCGACGACGTGCGCGAGGGCCTCACCGCCGTCATCTCGATCAAGCTCGGCGAGCCCCAGTTCGAGGGCCAGACGAAGACCAAGCTGGGCAACACCGAGGCGAAGGCGTTCGTGCAGAAGATCGTCAACGATCAGCTCGGCGACTGGTTCGACCGCAACCCGCAGCAGGCGAAGAACATCATCCGCAAGTCGATCGATGCCGCCACCGCCCGCCTCGCCGCCCGCAAGGCGCGCGAGACCGCTCGGCGCAAGAGCGTGTTCGAGTCTGCGGCGATGCCGGACAAGCTGAAGGACTGCACGAGCAAGGACCCGTCGATCAGCGAGATCTTCCTCGTGGAGGGTGATTCGGCCGGCGGTTCGGCGGTGCAGGGTCGCGACCCGCACACCCAGGCGATCCTGGCGCTGCGCGGCAAGATCCTCAACGTCGAGCGCGCTCGTCTGGACAAGGCGCTCGGCAACCGTGAGGTGCAGGCGATGATCCAGGCCTTCGGCACGGGCATCGGCGAGGACTTCGACATCGAGAAGGCCCGGTACCACAAGATCGTGCTGATGGCGGATGCCGATGTCGACGGCCAGCACATCACGACGCTGCTGCTGACGCTGCTGTTCCGCTACATGCGCGGCCTGATCGAGGCGGGCTTCGTGTACCTCGCGATGCCGCCGCTGTACCGGCTGAAGTGGACCAACGCCCCGCATCAGTACGTCTACACCGACCTTGAACGCGATGCGCTGATGAAGGACGGCATCGCGAACGGCAAGCGTCTGCCGAAGGATGCCGGCATCCAGCGCTACAAGGGTCTCGGCGAGATGAACCCGAAGGAGCTGTGGGAGACCACGATGGATCACACCACGCGCACCCTTCGCCAGATCACCATCGACGATGCTGCGGCCGCAGACGAGATCTTCAGCGTGCTGATGGGTGAGGACGTCGAGTCCCGACGCACCTTCATCCAGCGCAACGCCAAGGACGTCCGCTTCCTCGACATCTGA
- a CDS encoding DUF721 domain-containing protein, translating into MPMTDPQQPAARPAATGPQPPETVATYLRLRGLKPSSKNWKRRKRIQVDDDNAPFSKGRDPGMLGDVLAKLTKDSGWEKTLAAEDLVRQWAELAGSDTAKHSEPVSLERGVLTVKCDSTAWAKNLQFMRAVIMTEIGNRYPDAGVVNIRFIGPDVPSWKWGPRVVPGRGPRDTYG; encoded by the coding sequence ATGCCGATGACTGACCCGCAGCAGCCCGCGGCCCGCCCCGCGGCGACCGGCCCGCAGCCGCCGGAGACCGTCGCGACGTACCTGCGTCTGCGCGGGCTGAAGCCGAGCTCGAAGAACTGGAAGCGTCGCAAGCGCATCCAGGTCGACGATGACAACGCGCCGTTCTCGAAGGGTCGCGACCCCGGCATGCTCGGCGATGTGCTCGCCAAGCTCACCAAGGACTCCGGGTGGGAGAAGACCCTCGCCGCCGAGGACCTGGTGCGCCAGTGGGCCGAGCTGGCCGGATCCGACACCGCGAAGCACTCCGAACCCGTCTCGCTGGAGCGCGGTGTGCTCACGGTGAAGTGCGACTCCACGGCGTGGGCGAAGAATCTGCAGTTCATGCGCGCGGTGATCATGACCGAGATCGGCAACCGTTATCCGGATGCCGGCGTCGTCAACATCCGCTTTATCGGTCCCGATGTGCCGTCCTGGAAATGGGGTCCGCGGGTCGTGCCGGGAAGAGGCCCACGGGATACCTACGGGTAG
- the recF gene encoding DNA replication/repair protein RecF, whose amino-acid sequence MIVEHLNLVDFRNYATADLTLHRGPNVLVGSNGQGKTNLAEAVVFLATLGSHRVSSDAPMVRDGQEFAVIRARLQHGSRAVLVEVQVNRQGANRARINGSPSKTNELPRYAHVVLFAPEDLQIVRGDPSSRRRFADQLLIQRIPRMAGVIADYERVLRQRTALLKSARARGVRGEGLSTLDVWDDKLVSLGSEIIHARIRLATDLQGPLSEAYTAIAGADHRPQLEWALSVRGGDPEESQEPDAETDVRGEIEDLFRAALQDKRAKEIERGLTLVGPHRDDLVLRVRDLPVKGYASHGESWSVALALRLASAALLRDESPAGDPVLILDDVFAELDAERRQRLAALTAGYEQVIVTAAVEADIPEQLHRHVVRISAGTISDERPSTGSGTQDADD is encoded by the coding sequence GTGATCGTGGAGCACCTGAACCTGGTTGACTTCCGCAATTACGCGACCGCGGATCTGACCCTGCATCGGGGTCCGAACGTGCTGGTCGGCAGCAACGGTCAGGGCAAGACGAATCTCGCCGAGGCTGTCGTCTTCCTCGCGACGCTCGGTTCGCACCGGGTCTCGTCCGATGCACCGATGGTGCGCGACGGCCAGGAGTTCGCCGTCATCCGGGCCCGTCTGCAGCACGGCAGCCGGGCGGTCCTCGTCGAGGTGCAGGTGAATCGGCAGGGTGCGAACCGTGCGCGGATCAACGGCTCCCCGTCCAAGACAAATGAGCTCCCCCGCTACGCGCATGTCGTGCTGTTCGCTCCTGAGGATCTGCAGATCGTCCGCGGTGACCCGTCCTCGCGCAGAAGATTCGCGGATCAGCTGCTGATTCAGCGGATTCCGCGGATGGCGGGTGTGATCGCAGACTACGAGCGTGTGCTGCGCCAGCGCACGGCGCTGCTGAAATCCGCGCGGGCTCGCGGCGTTCGCGGTGAGGGCCTGTCGACTCTGGACGTCTGGGATGACAAGCTCGTCTCGCTGGGGTCGGAGATCATCCACGCCCGGATCCGGTTGGCGACCGACCTGCAGGGTCCGCTGTCGGAGGCGTATACGGCGATCGCCGGTGCAGATCATCGTCCGCAGCTCGAGTGGGCGCTGTCGGTTCGGGGTGGGGATCCCGAGGAATCGCAGGAGCCGGATGCCGAGACCGACGTCCGCGGTGAGATCGAGGATCTCTTCCGCGCGGCGCTGCAGGACAAGCGCGCCAAGGAGATCGAGCGCGGGTTGACGCTCGTCGGACCGCACCGCGACGATCTCGTGCTGCGGGTGCGCGACCTGCCGGTGAAGGGCTACGCCTCACACGGCGAATCGTGGTCCGTGGCGCTCGCCCTGCGCCTGGCATCCGCTGCCCTGCTGCGAGACGAGTCCCCGGCCGGTGACCCGGTGCTGATCCTCGATGACGTGTTCGCCGAACTGGATGCCGAGCGTCGGCAGCGCCTGGCGGCGCTGACCGCAGGCTACGAGCAGGTGATCGTCACGGCCGCGGTCGAAGCCGACATCCCGGAGCAGCTGCACCGTCACGTGGTGCGGATCAGCGCCGGCACGATCAGCGATGAGCGCCCTTCGACCGGTTCAGGGACCCAGGATGCCGATGACTGA
- the dnaN gene encoding DNA polymerase III subunit beta, producing MRFQVNRDVFSEAVSFVVKLLPQRNPQPILAGVLIEASDGGLTLSAFDYEASARTTIEATVDEPGTILVHGRLLSDIASRLPNAPIEVVVEEDGGIAVTCGSARFTLAAMPVEEYPSIPEVTGSTGVVPAEDFGTAIAQVAFAASRDDVTPVLTGVQLEVSGTNLSLVATDRYRVSLRDVPWDGEGTDQTALVPARTLTEVGKTFAHAGNIEIAFSGAGDREIIAFTAGNKTVTSLLIKGNFPPVRRLFPEQTDHYAVVNTGDLIEAVRRVALVLDRSAPLRFTFGADGVTMDASGSEQARASESVDAHLNGGDEVTLGLNPQYLLEALGAVKSEFTRVTFTSSDNANKLSPVLVTSQTSVDQAGLDSFKYLLQPNLLLR from the coding sequence GTGAGGTTCCAGGTCAACCGCGATGTGTTCAGCGAGGCTGTGTCCTTCGTCGTGAAGCTGCTGCCACAGCGCAATCCTCAGCCGATCCTCGCCGGTGTGCTCATCGAGGCATCCGACGGCGGTCTCACCCTCTCGGCCTTCGACTACGAGGCATCCGCCCGCACGACGATCGAGGCGACCGTCGATGAGCCGGGCACGATCCTCGTGCATGGCCGACTGCTCTCCGACATCGCGAGCCGGCTTCCGAACGCACCCATCGAGGTCGTCGTCGAGGAGGATGGCGGCATCGCCGTCACCTGCGGGTCCGCACGGTTCACGCTGGCCGCCATGCCGGTGGAGGAATACCCTTCGATTCCCGAGGTGACCGGCTCGACGGGCGTCGTTCCCGCCGAGGACTTCGGCACCGCGATCGCGCAGGTGGCCTTCGCGGCATCCCGCGATGATGTGACCCCCGTCCTCACGGGTGTGCAGCTCGAGGTGTCGGGCACGAACCTGAGCCTGGTCGCGACCGACCGTTACCGCGTCTCGCTGCGCGACGTTCCCTGGGATGGCGAGGGCACCGACCAGACCGCGCTGGTCCCGGCTCGCACTCTGACCGAGGTCGGCAAGACCTTCGCGCACGCCGGCAACATCGAGATCGCGTTCTCGGGAGCGGGTGACCGCGAGATCATCGCGTTCACCGCTGGCAACAAGACCGTGACCTCTCTCCTGATCAAGGGCAATTTCCCGCCCGTGCGCCGACTGTTCCCCGAGCAGACGGACCACTACGCGGTCGTGAACACCGGTGACCTGATCGAGGCCGTCCGTCGTGTGGCTCTGGTGCTGGATCGCTCCGCGCCGCTGCGCTTCACGTTCGGCGCCGACGGCGTGACGATGGATGCCTCGGGCAGCGAGCAGGCCCGCGCATCCGAGTCGGTCGACGCGCACCTGAACGGCGGCGACGAGGTGACCCTCGGCCTGAACCCGCAGTACCTGCTCGAGGCACTCGGCGCGGTCAAGAGCGAGTTCACCCGCGTGACGTTCACCTCGAGCGACAACGCCAACAAGCTCAGCCCGGTTCTCGTGACCAGCCAGACCTCTGTCGACCAGGCTGGTCTCGACTCGTTCAAGTACCTGCTGCAGCCGAACCTGCTGCTGCGCTGA
- the dnaA gene encoding chromosomal replication initiator protein DnaA, with protein MTTAAHPDVPIWSTLLERLSQDERVSPQLHGFLSLVVPAGVMAGVLYLDVPNDLTAAQINKRLRLPLMEALTAIGDEVASYRTVVNHELADQPTAPISVPDFATPEPVRLESAVEAPTQLRHESRLNPKYTFDNFVIGQSNRFAHAAAVAVAEAPAKAYNPLFIYGDSGLGKTHLLHAIGDYAQSLYSGVKVRYVSSEEFTNDFINSIANNRGAAFQSRYREVDILMIDDIQFLQGRAETQEAFFHTFNQLHDHNKQVVITSDVAPKLLTGFEDRMRSRFEWGLITDVQAPDLETRIAILRKKAQSDSLHIPDEVLEYIATVVSSNIRELEGALIRVSAFASLNRSALDTSLAQSVLRDIIDTADDNVISPTDIITATAAYFKLTVDDLYGSSRSQQIAGARQIAMYLCRERTSLSLPKIGQLFGNRDHTTVMYACKKISELMKERRSIYNQVTEITTQISRR; from the coding sequence ATGACCACTGCAGCCCACCCCGATGTGCCGATCTGGTCGACGCTGCTCGAACGTCTCTCCCAGGATGAGCGCGTCTCGCCTCAGCTGCACGGGTTCCTCAGCCTGGTGGTGCCGGCGGGGGTCATGGCCGGAGTGCTGTACCTCGATGTGCCCAACGACCTGACCGCCGCGCAGATCAACAAGCGTCTGCGTCTTCCGTTGATGGAGGCGCTCACGGCGATCGGTGACGAGGTCGCGTCCTACCGCACGGTGGTGAACCACGAGCTCGCAGATCAGCCGACCGCGCCGATCTCGGTCCCCGACTTCGCGACGCCGGAGCCTGTCCGTCTGGAATCAGCCGTCGAGGCTCCCACGCAGCTGCGACACGAATCGCGTCTGAACCCGAAGTACACCTTCGACAACTTCGTGATCGGTCAGTCCAACCGCTTCGCCCATGCCGCAGCGGTAGCCGTGGCCGAGGCACCCGCGAAGGCCTACAACCCGCTGTTCATCTACGGCGATTCGGGTCTGGGCAAGACTCACCTGCTGCACGCCATCGGCGACTACGCGCAGTCCCTGTATTCGGGGGTGAAGGTGCGCTACGTCTCCAGCGAGGAGTTCACGAACGACTTCATCAACTCGATCGCGAACAACCGCGGAGCCGCTTTCCAGAGCAGGTACCGCGAGGTCGACATCCTGATGATCGATGACATCCAGTTCCTGCAGGGCCGCGCCGAGACGCAGGAGGCGTTCTTCCACACGTTCAACCAGCTCCACGATCACAACAAGCAGGTCGTGATCACCAGTGATGTCGCGCCGAAGCTGCTCACCGGATTCGAGGATCGGATGCGCAGCCGCTTCGAGTGGGGTCTGATCACCGACGTGCAGGCTCCCGACCTCGAGACCCGCATCGCGATCCTGCGCAAGAAGGCGCAGAGCGATTCCCTGCACATCCCCGATGAGGTGCTGGAGTACATCGCGACGGTCGTCTCCTCCAACATCCGCGAACTCGAGGGCGCTCTCATCCGGGTGTCCGCCTTCGCGAGCCTGAACCGTTCGGCGCTGGACACCTCGCTCGCACAGTCCGTGCTGCGCGACATCATCGACACCGCCGATGACAACGTCATCTCGCCGACGGACATCATCACCGCGACCGCTGCGTACTTCAAGCTCACGGTCGACGATCTGTACGGCTCCAGCCGCTCGCAGCAGATCGCGGGCGCACGACAGATCGCGATGTACCTGTGCCGGGAGCGCACGAGCCTGTCGCTGCCGAAGATCGGCCAGTTGTTCGGCAACCGCGATCACACGACCGTGATGTACGCGTGCAAGAAGATCAGCGAGCTCATGAAGGAGCGCCGCTCGATCTACAACCAGGTCACCGAGATCACCACGCAGATCAGCCGGCGCTGA
- the rpmH gene encoding 50S ribosomal protein L34: MTKRTFQPNNRRRAKKHGFRARMRTRAGRAILSARRTKGRTELSA, translated from the coding sequence ATGACCAAGCGCACTTTCCAGCCCAACAACCGTCGCCGCGCCAAGAAGCACGGCTTCCGTGCTCGCATGCGCACCCGTGCCGGCCGCGCCATCCTTTCGGCACGCCGCACGAAGGGCCGCACCGAGCTCTCGGCTTGA
- the rnpA gene encoding ribonuclease P protein component: MPAAPSFRHAARRAAPSSRLEPQPGSALLARPNRLTRGVDYRQVVRRGARCGGSRLITSVLPASELRGARFGFIISKQVGTAVVRNTVRRRLKAICAEFLDTVPEGTDIVIRALPASAGADFTELRADVVRCLNRLVAGTARA; this comes from the coding sequence GTGCCGGCCGCGCCATCCTTTCGGCACGCCGCACGAAGGGCCGCACCGAGCTCTCGGCTTGAGCCACAGCCCGGATCCGCTTTGCTCGCCCGGCCGAATCGTCTGACCCGCGGTGTCGACTACCGCCAGGTGGTTCGCCGCGGCGCGCGATGCGGTGGGTCGCGGCTGATCACCTCGGTGCTGCCTGCATCCGAGTTGCGTGGCGCGCGATTCGGGTTCATCATCAGCAAGCAGGTTGGAACCGCCGTGGTTCGCAACACCGTTCGTCGCCGTCTGAAGGCGATCTGTGCGGAGTTCCTGGACACGGTTCCCGAGGGCACGGACATCGTCATCCGTGCCCTTCCCGCATCCGCCGGCGCCGACTTCACCGAGTTGCGCGCGGATGTCGTGCGCTGTCTGAACCGGCTCGTGGCCGGAACGGCGCGAGCATGA
- the yidD gene encoding membrane protein insertion efficiency factor YidD → MSALPSYAFGTARFHASDLLRSILILPRNAVLAFLVAYRSVISPLYGDVCRYYPSCSAYAVGAVQQHGAVWGAVLSTWRILRCNPWSKGGVDDVRPHAHFRYELTPHGFVVPARKD, encoded by the coding sequence ATGAGCGCGCTGCCGTCCTATGCATTCGGAACAGCGCGGTTCCACGCATCCGACCTGCTGCGCAGCATCCTGATCCTGCCGCGCAACGCGGTTCTCGCCTTCCTGGTGGCGTACAGGTCTGTCATCTCGCCGCTGTACGGGGACGTTTGCAGGTATTACCCGTCTTGTTCCGCATACGCTGTAGGTGCGGTTCAGCAGCACGGTGCCGTGTGGGGAGCAGTTCTCTCCACGTGGCGCATCCTGCGCTGCAACCCGTGGAGCAAAGGCGGCGTCGACGACGTCCGTCCGCACGCTCACTTCCGATACGAACTGACTCCGCACGGATTCGTCGTACCCGCTCGAAAGGACTGA